The following is a genomic window from Candidatus Rokuibacteriota bacterium.
GGCCACCGGGAGGACGTCCCCGAGATCCTGGCCGGCAGCGACGTCGTGGTGGACGCCTCCTACGCAGGGCTCGGCCTCACGGGCTCGCTGCGCGAGGCCCTCGCCGTGGAAACGCCGGTCATCGGCACCGACCTGGAGGGGATGCCGGAGCTGATCCGCGACGGCGAGACGGGGCTGCTGGTCCCGCCGCGGAACCCGGAGGCGCTGGCCCAGGCGCTGCTCCGGGTGCTCGAGAATCCCGCCCGCGCCAAGGCCATGGCCCGCGCCGGGCGAAAGCGGGTCGAGGCGCACTTCTCGCTCGACGCCAAGGTCGAGCGCACGGAGGCGCTCTACCGGCGTCTCCTCGCCGCCCAGGGGGGCCGCGCGTGACCCGCCCGCGCTACACGCTCCTCTGGCGCCTGGCGCCGTACCTCAAGCCGTACTGGCGGATCCTGGTGGTGGGCACGCTGCTGGCGCTCCTCGTCTCCGCCGCGGAGGGGCTGATCGCCTGGCTGGTGAAGCCGGCCATGGACGACATCTTCCTCAAGCGCGACCTCCTGATGCTCAAGCTGCTCCCGCTGGCCCTGCTGGGCGCTTACCTGCTCAAGGGCGCGGGACGCTTCGGCCAGTCCTACCTCATGGCCGCGGTGGGCGAGCGGGTCATCGCACGGATCCGGCGCGAGCTGTACGGCCACATCCAGGGCATGCCCCTGGCCTTCTTCAAGTCGCTGCACTCGGCGGAGCTGATGGCGCGGGTCGTCACGGACGTCAACCGCCTGGCCCGGCTGTCCTCCACGGTGCTCGTCATGGCCGTGCGCCAGGTGGGCACCATCGTCGCGCTCCTCGTGGTGATGTTCATGCGCGAGTGGGTCCTGACGCTCATCGCAGTGGCGGTGTTCCCGGCGGTGGCCGTGACCATTCGGGCCCTCGGCCGCCGGCTCTACCGGATCAACAAGCGCTCGCAGGAGAAGATCGCCGAGCTCAACGTGGTGCTCCAGGAGTCCTTCACCGGCACCAAGATCGTCAAGGCCTTCGGGCGGGAGCGGCTCGAGCAGGAGCGCTTCGACGGCGTGAACGAGCGCCTGCTCCGGCTGGCCCTCAAGGACCACCGCACCGATCAGCTCTCGGAGCCGCTCATGGAGGTCCTGGGAGCGGTGGGGATCATGGGGGCGCTGTGGTACGGCGGCTACCGGGTCATCGCCGGCGCGCTGACCCCCGGCGAGTTCTTCTCCTTCACCGCGGCCGTGATCCTCCTCTACGGGCCGGTGCGCCAGCTCTCCCGCATGGCCAACACGGTGCAGCAGTCCCTGGGCTCGGTGGAGCGCGTCTTCGAGATCCTGGACACCGAGCACGCCATCGCGGACGCGCCCGGCGCGCATGCGCTCGAGGGCTTCCGGGACCGCATCGTCTTCGAGGCCGCCTCCTTCCGGTACCCGGACGCGGAGACGGACGCGCTCACCGACATCTCCCTCACCGTGCGGAAGGACGAGATGGTGGCCTTCGTGGGTCTGTCGGGGGCGGGCAAGACGACCCTCATGGACCTCCTCCCCCGCTTCCACGACGTCTCGGCTGGGCGCATCACCATCGACGGTCACGACCTGCGGCAGGTGACCGTCGCCTCGCTCCGGGCCCTCATGGGCATCGTGACCCAGGAGACCTTCCTCTTCCACGACTCGCTCGAGTACAACATCGGCTACGGCAGGCCGGGGGCCACGCGCGAGGAGGTGGAACACGCGGCCCGGCTCGCCCAGGCCCACGACTTCGTCGCGGTCCTGCCGCAGGGCTACGCCACCCGGGTCGGCGAGCGCGGGGTCAGGCTCTCCGGCGGGCAGCGCCAGCGCATCGCCATCGCGCGCGCGTTCCTCAAGGACCCGCCCATCCTGATCCTCGACGAGGCGACCTCCGATCTCGACGCCGAGAGCGAGTTCCTGGTGCAGCAGGCGCTGGCCGAGCTGATGAAGCGTCGCACCGTGCTCGTCATCGCTCACCGGCTCGCCACCGTGCGCAACGCCGACCGGGTCGTGGTGGTCCACGGCGGGCGCATCGCGGAGATGGGCCGCCACGATGAGCTGATGGCGCGCGAGGACGGCATCTACCGCCGCCTCGCCGCGCTGCAGATGCTCGACGCGCCCGTCTCCGGCTGAGGTTCTCGCGGAACACCTCGACCGCGAGCCGCCGGGGCCCGGAGGGCCGCGGGCCGCGGCAGACTCTTGGAACTTGTTGACGATGGGCCGGCGCCAGTCCTTGAGCGAGCCACCCAGCCGCCCTGTGCCAACCCTCATCCCGTCTACCTTGCTGACGCGATCATTGTCGTTACGGCTGCGACGACCCCGACAGCAACACACGCGCACACACAGACGCGCGCGCGCGAGGTAGAACGCCATTGGTCGCCGTGAGTAGTCGTTCAAGCCGCCGGCGCTCCTCGTCTTTCGCGAACGTCGCCGCTTCGAGGATCGGACGGAGGTTCCTCCTGATGAGGTCAGCATCCGTCTCGAGTCGGAGCAACTCGAGTGTCGAAATCCGCCGGAAGTGCTGCTGATCGTCCTTT
Proteins encoded in this region:
- a CDS encoding ABC transporter ATP-binding protein; translation: MTRPRYTLLWRLAPYLKPYWRILVVGTLLALLVSAAEGLIAWLVKPAMDDIFLKRDLLMLKLLPLALLGAYLLKGAGRFGQSYLMAAVGERVIARIRRELYGHIQGMPLAFFKSLHSAELMARVVTDVNRLARLSSTVLVMAVRQVGTIVALLVVMFMREWVLTLIAVAVFPAVAVTIRALGRRLYRINKRSQEKIAELNVVLQESFTGTKIVKAFGRERLEQERFDGVNERLLRLALKDHRTDQLSEPLMEVLGAVGIMGALWYGGYRVIAGALTPGEFFSFTAAVILLYGPVRQLSRMANTVQQSLGSVERVFEILDTEHAIADAPGAHALEGFRDRIVFEAASFRYPDAETDALTDISLTVRKDEMVAFVGLSGAGKTTLMDLLPRFHDVSAGRITIDGHDLRQVTVASLRALMGIVTQETFLFHDSLEYNIGYGRPGATREEVEHAARLAQAHDFVAVLPQGYATRVGERGVRLSGGQRQRIAIARAFLKDPPILILDEATSDLDAESEFLVQQALAELMKRRTVLVIAHRLATVRNADRVVVVHGGRIAEMGRHDELMAREDGIYRRLAALQMLDAPVSG